In the Ictidomys tridecemlineatus isolate mIctTri1 chromosome 10, mIctTri1.hap1, whole genome shotgun sequence genome, GAAAAAGTTGCTCTTGctgtacagatttttaaaaaaccaaaatgccttttaagaaacatgaagaaaaattgggGGAGGGGGTCACAACCTCATGGGGGGCAGTAGGGGCCAGCTAATTTTTTAACTCCTGCCCCTTCCATCCAAGAACACCTCAACTTCTAAATTCTAAACCATCACCCCCAGGAACTTCAGGCGGCTGCACCTCCCAGGGCCTCTCTGATTCTAGGCCTCAGTGTCTGAACTGTATCCTCTCCTCCCCCAACTCCCATCAGCATtcattccctcccacccccaaacCCCCCCAAACACATGAACCAGGAAAAACTCACAGAGATTAACATTTCacaggaacaaagaaaaaaaaagggaggaggggGGGAAGGGAGCCCTCCACCCAAGATGCTGCCAGGATTCAAAGGTGGGGGAAGACAAAGACCTCCCACAGCTCTGTTGGGGGACACTCCCTGTGGCTCCAGAGCATGGGGTACGGTGATTTAAGGAGACCTGTGGCAGAAAAGACCAGAATCAATGCCAAAAATCAAGTTTGGCTCCTGTCACCCACCAGAATGGGATACTCTTCAGAGTAGACACACCTGGAGGAGCGATGTCGCATGGGACGGGGGCTAGGAGTTTCCCTCCTGCGCTTATGGCCCGGAGAATGGCTGTCCCCACGCTGGCCTCTCCGGGAAACCCGCTCATTGCTGCTGCAACAAAAAAACATGTCAGACCACTGGGTGGCACCAGCCTCAGACATCCCTGAACCTTGAAACTGGCTTTTCGCTCAAGTCCTGTGCTGGTCATTCAAGACTGTGTTAACCTTTGGGTGGGCCCTACCTCTGCTGGTCCCGTGGTGAGGGCTGAGGTGAGGGACGGCGTCGCTCCACAGGTGAGTAGCTGAGGGACCTCGAGTCCCGAAGGGAATCTATAGGCTTCCGGGGGCTGCGGGACCTGGGGAGCAGAGGAAGCTCCCATAGCACAACGCCCTTCCAAATCCACCAGCCAGCACTCAGAACCACCCACCCAGGTCCTGACCACCAAACCTCACACCACGCAGGGCCAGCCTCAGACCCACCTTTGTCCGCACTCACCCATCCGCCCGCACACCTTCCACTGAGTGCCCACAGTGGGCAGGGCACAGGGTGCAGCGGGGGATGCAAAGATAAAGACAGTCCCTGCCCTTGGAGGAGCTCAGTCTGGTAGTGAAGGAAGGCCAACAAGGGAGGCACGCAGGGCCCCATGTGTAGGAAGCAACCCCACAGGGATGGATGTGCATGGATCTGGGGACTTGGGGCACAGATACATgggcggggcgggggcaggggcgGGACAATCTTCTCGGAGGTGCTGTTTTGAGTGGAGTCTTGCAGAACGAGGAGTTCACCAGGCGGACAAGGAAattccaggcagaaggaacagcatGTCCAAAGGCATGGGCTCTCCTTGACTGCAAGGcgctgggtgtggctggagcacaGGGCATGTATGGGGGcgggcaggaggagcacagggTGGGCAAGGCCAGCTGGTGAAGAGCCTCACACGCCATTCCCGCAGAGGTGGGGCTTTATCCTGCAGGCCACAGGGCGTCCCGGAAGGATTTGTGGAGTGGAGGGAAGTAACCAGATGTACGTTTTAGAAAGATCCCTCTGGCTACGTGTGGAAGAGAATGGCGTGGAGGCAGGGAGACAGGGAAGAGGCTGTGGACAGAGTCGGGAGAAGATGATGGTGGCCAGACCAGAGCCCTGTAGCAGCAATGGGGAGACTTAAAAGAGCTAGAATCCCTGGGACCAGGCTGCAtgttggggaaaagaaagaaacctaggACTTCCCAGTTCTGGCTTGAGAACCCACTTGGATGGTACAGCCCTTTACCAGAACAGGGTGTAGAGAATAGTGGGCAGAGGAGTGTGCCCGACTCCTCCCTTACAACCAGACACAGAAGTCCACAAGGGGCCCATTCTGGAGAAATCACCCTCCCCTCCATCTCGGGCAAGTCAGGACTCACCTCCGCTCGCCAGGGGGTGGCTTCTTGGGGCTTGCAGGTTTGGGCAAGGCCTGAGGGCCTGGCTTAgcaggggaaggagaagaggaagaggaggaggatgaagaggaggaggaggaggaagaggaggaagaagaggaagaggaggaggaggaggatgaagaggaggaagaggaagaggaggagctggaacTAGAGCTGCTAGAGCGCCTCTTCCGTTTGGCTGGGGCTGGCTCCTGGGGACGTCCCTCTCGGACAGCCTCCTTTGGTgctggagtggggctggggaccCTGTGGGAGAAGAGCAGTGTTACAAAGAGACAAgctgccccagccccaaccctacCTTCCTTGGCCTGGAGGAATGGCAGTGGGGGAGGGGTGCCTGAGAAAGGCCCTGGGAGCTCTCGGAGCAACCTGAAGCCAGCCAGTGAGTGCTTCTCTGGAGATCATTGGCAGGAGCCGACCCAACCTCTGCTAATACAAGCAACAGGCTGGGGCCCGCAGCACAAGGGATCAAGGTTAAACCTCAAGAATGTCCCTGATGAAGGAATAAGGCCCCTGGGCTCAGATGTGGAAGCTGAAGCTGGGTGGTCTCCTTCCTCGGAGAGCCACAGCTTGGGGAGGCCCCTGTGAGTGCAGGTTGGCTTGGGGAGGGGCCGTCCTgcctggaggcagggagagggatgGGATGACCTCTGAAGATCCTTCCAGCCCAGGGAGTTCCTCTTGAGGTCTAACTGCCATCCCTCCTGCTGTAAAATTAAGTCCATTTCCTCTAGTTCTGTCCTCTGTAGAGATGGAAAACTTATCATTATCCTCTAGAGAATTAATCTTCTGAGACTTTTTTCTGTCCCATCCCTCCCCACCCATAGCCCCCACCCCAGCATTCTCTTCTACCCCCAGCTTGAGGGTCAAGGTTCCCCATACCTTCTCAAAGAACCAAGAACCTGAGATATGGTTGCTCCCACCCCACTCCCTCATCCATTCCCAATTCCTTTCCCCCTAGAAGATTCCTGAAAATAAAGTTCCCTCACCTCTTCAGTGCCACCTCAGGCTGAGCTGGAAGGCTAGAGCCCTCTGAGTCGCTAGAACTGGAGCCAGAGGAGGAAGATGATGAAGacgacgatgatgatgatgaagaggagctggaggagctggaagaggaggaggaactcCGCCGCTCCTTTGCTGGTTGCGGGGTGGCCAACGCAGAAGGTTGCTGGGCCCCAGTAGAGGCAGGTGgctccccaccctccaggtgagGCACCCCAGGAGTAGGGCCAGAAAGCATGCCATTGTGGTCACCAGTGGAGGACATGGCCTTTGCCACCGTCCCAGAGGAAAGGGACTGAGACCCTGCTACAGAAGTGGTCTGGGCATTTGAACGGGATTGGTCTGAAAAAGCAGATGGCACAGGAGACCTAGGTCGATCCTGTGCTGGAGGGAGAAGAGACTGTGAAGGAGCCTGGATCAttctggaggcaggggagggagccCGCTCAGAGGTCATTCTAGACTGGCTTGGGGCTGATGGTGGTGTTCTAGACCTGGCTCGGTCAAGAAGTGGGGGTGAAGCTCTGCCACTAACACGCTCATAAGCAGAAAGGGGCACCCTGGGGCTGGTAAGGTTTGCACCAGACAATGCTGGGGCCATCCTAGCACTGGTGAGACTCGCAGAGGCCAAGGCTGAAGGGGTTCTAGAACTGGCAATATTCACAGGAGCTGTGGCATGTGCAGATCGTGGACCCACGAGGTTTGCAGgggctggagcctggggtgttCTGGAACTAGAGGGATAATTTGCAGCAGATGGAGGCGTGCCAGATCCTGAAAGACTCAAAGCTGCCAAGGCAGCAGGGGTTCTGGCTCCTGCTAGGTTCACAGCTGGAGCTGTGGGGGTCCGAGGGTCAGCAAGATTCACGGCTGAAGGTGCCACTGCAGTTCTGGGGCTGGCCAAGTTCATGGCTGCTGCTGCAGCTGGTGCTCGTGAGTCTGCCAGGTTCACTGCTGTTGGGATAGCAGGTGTCCGGGCACTGGCCAGGTTCATGGCTGCTGCAGAGGCTGCAGGAATCCTGCTAGCAAGATTGGCAGCTGGGGCCGTTCTGAGACTCATGAGAGGTACCGGAGCTGGCACCTGGGACATTCTTGCAGCAAGACCAGCAGCAGACATGGATGGAGGAGGTCGGGCAGTGCCAAGGCTGATAGCTGTCAAGGCAAGTGCAATTCTAGATTGAGCATGATTTTCTGGCACAGATGTTCTTGGATGATCAGGTATTCTGGGACCTGGGCCATCCATCATGGAGCCACCAGCTTGTTGCAGGACAGACATGGGTGTTCTAGCACTGCCAAGGGGTTCAAGCATTCCAGGTGATCTACATCGGTCAAGAGGAGTTGGTGACATGCTAGGACGACTGAAACAGCTCATTCTGGAGCTATTGAGTGCCACTGGAGGTGTCCGAGAACCAGAATGATTCCTTGTTGCTGGAGGAGTAGCAGAACGTGATCGATCAGAACTACTTCCAGATGCAGAACGCCTGCGAATAGCCGGAGGAGATCTTGTTAAAGACCGTTTGCCCCGAGTTGCTCGGGGTGTACGGGACCTAGACCTGCGGCGAATAGCAAGTGGTGAGCGGCTTCGAGAACGTTTGCGTGGCAACAATGGTGTTCGAGACCTAGAGCGGCGTCGAATAGCTGGAGGCGTTCGGGACCTTGAACGGCGACGAGTAACTGGGGAGGTTCGAGATCGGGACCTCCTCCGAGTGACTGGAGATGTTCGTGACCGAGATCGCCTTCGAGTGACTGGGGACGTTCTGGATCTTGATCTTCTGCGAGCAATAGGTGAAGTTCTGCTTCTAGATCGCCTCCTGGTTACTGGTGGGGTCCTAGACCTGGACCTTCTGCGAGTCACTGGTGGAGTTCTAGAACGGGAGCGCCGGCGTGTTGTTGGTGTTCTGGACCTTGAACGACGACGGGTTACAGGTGGTGTTCTGGACCTGGACCGTCTTCGACTCACTGGGGATGCCCTTGACCGAGATCTTCGTCGAGTCACTGATGTTCTGGACCTGGACCGTCTCCGACTCACAGGGGAAGTCCGAGACCTGGATCTACGTCGGCTGAGCAAGGGTGTTCTAGACCTGGATCGCCGGTGAGTTGCTGGAGAGGCTCGAGATCTAGAACGTTTCCATGGGGCTGGTGATGTGCGTGAGCGAGAACGCTTGCGACTGGTTGGGGGTGTTCGAGAGCGGCCTCTTCGACGTCGAGAGGAAGTTCGGGAACTCTCCTGCCGGGCAGGTGATCTGGAGTGGTAACCAGAGCCTCCCCTCCGCCTGCGAGTGACCCGAGACCTGGACCGGCTCCGCTGTCTTCTTCGCGAAGTTGACTGAGAAGACCCAGACCTATCTCGACGTCGGGTTGTTCTGGTTTTCTCCCTACGTGAGCGGGAACGGGACCTCTGGAGTCCACGAGGCTTTGGTGAAGGGGAACGGCCTCTCCTTGAAGTTGTCTTAGTGCGTGGAGATGAAGCTGAACGCCGCCGACGTGAAGACCTTGACTTTTCAGCTGGCTCAGGGGAAGACACTGAGGGACTTCTTCTGCGTCTTGGAGGAGTTCTGGAACGAGTTTCTGGTGAAGAAGAGGCAGAGCGGCTCCTACGGGAGAGTCTGGCCTTCCTGGTTAGCTCAGGAGATGACCGAGAGCTGCGACGTCGAGGTGGTGTGCGAGACTTTGTCTTTGGCTCTGGTGAAGACCTGGAACCTCTTCGAGCAGTTCTGGACTTGGGTGGGTGTTCAGGTGAGGACTCAGAACTGCTGCTTCCTTCAGGAGAAGGTCCTCTGCCTTTGCTTGATGAGCCTGATCTGCTTCTTCTGGGAAGGACCCGAGGGGCAGGTACTTTGGGTTCAGGAGAAGAATCGGAACCACTCTGGGTCCGAGGAGCTGCTCTTGGCTTATCTTTCACTTCAGGAGATGAGCCAGATCTACTGCGCCGAGGAGAAGCTCGGGGTTTGCTGTCAATCTCTGGAGAGGATCCAGAATGACTCCTCTGCCTAAGTGGAGTTCGTGTCTTGGCTTTAGAATCTGGAGAAGAATCTGACTCACTTCTCTCTTGAGGAGATGCACTGGGTTTCCCGTCAAGCTCTTGAGAAGATCCAGATGGACTTCTCTGCCCAAGGGGGGTCCTAGCCACAGTTTTCTGCTCAACTGATGATTCTGATCCACTTCTTTCTCTCTGAGGGGTAAGACACTTGTTGTTGAGCTCTGGGGATGATGGAGAACGACTTCTTGGCCTAGGAGTCTGAGGCAATGCTTTCGGTTCTGGGGAAGAATCACATTCACTCCGCCCCCTAGATGGGGTTCTAGGTATATCTTTCATTCCAGGAGAGGACCCAGACAGGCTGTGCCTAGAGGGAGTCCTGGAACCATCTCTAAGTCCTGGAGAAGACCCAGACCGACTTCTCCTTGATGGAGTTCTGGGTAAACCATCTTTCAGTTCAGGAGAAGATGCAGAACTACTTCTCTCTCTTGAGGGCGTTCTGGGTACAGCATCAAGTACAGGTGAAGATACACTCTGATTTGAAGACATTCCTGCCTTTTCCACCACATCTGGGGATAACTCAGAGCTGCTACGTCTGGAGGATCTTGTTGACTGTTCTTTCATGTCTAGAGATGGGTCTGTCTCCAGCTGATTAAGGAAAGGTCCATTCAAATCTTCTTTAACCTCAGGAGAAAATCCAGTATTCATTTCTGTAGCAGTGCCTGAGTTTCTAAATTCTAAAGGTGATCCAAAGTTATTCTCCCTGGGAGGAGAGTGAGATAGTTCTTTATGCTCTGGAGAAAAATGTGGCGCTCCCCAACAGGAGGCCACTGCAGGAACTTCTTCCAAAGCCATTTGTGACTGACTTTGGTCAAGAGCTAGCCCTTCTTCTACTTCAGGAGATGATTCAAAATTACTTACAgccatttgtttttgttctggagACAAATGAGGCAGCACTTGGTTTGAAGGTTGTTCTAATTTCTCTACCACCTCCATTAATTCCTCATCTTGGTTTGACTTAGGTAATGTATTACTTTGGTCTTTTCTATCTGGAGATGATTCATTGACACTTCTTTCCCTTGATGGGGTTCTAGGTGCATCTTTTAGTACTGGTGAGGATTCAGTCCTATCCTGTACAGGTGTACTAAATTTTTCTCTTGGCCTAGGAGATAACACAGCAACATCTTCCTGAAGGGGGAAGaccattttctcttttgattcaGAAGACTCCAATCTGCTCTGTCCCAGAAGAGATTTAGAGTCCAATGCAAGATATGGACAAGAGTCAGACTGGGGCCTGCTCTGCTCAGGAGACATTCCTGATTTCAGCCTAGGACTTGCTGATAATTCACCTCCATCTTGTCTTGTTGGAGATCTAGATGCCAGCTCAGCGACTGGAGATGAGGACCTGGACTCACCACTCTTTGGAAATGTTTGAGATTTGCTCTGCAGAGGTGAAGACTCCAAGTGACTCTGTCTCATTTCTGGACTTGAAGTATCAGATCTGGGGTCTGGTGAAGTTTGAGATTGTCCTTTATGTTGCAGAGATGAGGAGCCAAAGTAGCTTTCTCCTGGTGGTGTGTCAGACGTTACTCCTGGACAGAGTAAGAATGATCCAGAGCAACTCTGTGCTTGAATTTCTTTAGACTTCTCTTGAGGACATGGTGATTTTGACCCAGACTGACTTTGCCCTGGTGGTGTTTGAGGCTTTACTTTGGGGTATGGTGACACAGACCCTGAGTGACTTTGTCTTGGTGGtgtttcaggtttcactttggtATCTGGTGAGGAGGATCTAGAATGGCTCTGTCTAGATTCCACCTTGGTGCAAGGAGACACTGATCTGCTTTGCCTTGGAGGTGTTCTAGAAGTCATCCTACTAGGACTTGGAGAAGAGGAGCCAGAATGGCTTCTTTGTCCTGGTGACATTGCCTTCACTTTGGGCTGTGGAGACAATGACCTAGATGGGGTCTGTCTTGGAGGTGTACTAGACTTCACTCGAGGAGGAGAGGACCCAGAACAGCTGTGCCTTGAAGGAGTCCTAGATTTTACCTCGGGATCAGGTGATGATTCAGAATGGCTCCGTCTTTGTGGTGTTGCAGATTGTTCGATGGTCTGGGGACTTGTGATGGAACCTTGTCTTGGTGGTGTTCCAGATTTCACTTTTGGGTGAGGAGATAAACTGGAATGACTTTGTCTTGATGGTGTTTTAGATTTCTGTTTAGGTGGTGAAGAACCAGAACGACTCCGCCTTGGTGTTCTAGATTTTGCTTTAGGTTGTGATGATCCAGAGCGACTGCGCCTGGGTGGTGTCTGTGACTTTTGTTTAGGGCACGGAGAGGATTCAGAAAGACTGCGCCTCAAAGACAAGCGAGATTTTGCCTTGGATCTTGGTGAAGAGAGAGACCTGCTCCGCCTTGAGGAAATGTGAGATTTTTTCATTTCTGGACTTGAGTTGGACCTGCTCCTCCTCTGAGATGTTCTGGATTTGTTCTTCCGCTCTGATGACGAACCAGACCTGCCTCTTCTTTGTGGTGTCCTAGAGTGAGATCTTCCTCGCCTAACTAGACTTCTACTGCGGGATCTTCGTCTTGCTGGGGTTCTAGACCGAGACCTCCCTCTCCTAGCTGGGGTTCTAGACCGAGACCTCCCTCTCCTAGCTGGGGTTCTAGAGCGTGATCTGCCACTACGTCTACCTGGGGTTCTAGAACGCGATCGGCCCCGTCTAGCTGGGGTTCTAGAACGTGACCGACCACTTCTCCTGGCTGGCGATCTGCTGCGAGATCTCCTTCGTACTGGTGATCGGGTTCTAGACCTGCGCCTAGCAGGTGTTCTTGACCGAGACCTGCCCCTGCGGGCTGGTGTTCTTGACCTGGACCTGCGCCTGGCAGGTGTTCTAGATCGTGACCTCCGCCTGGCAGGGGTTCTTGAGCGGGACCTACCCCGCCGAGCTGGTGTTCTAGAACGTGATCTGCCCCTGGTGGCTGGGGATCTAGAGTGTGATCTGCCTCGCCTTGTTGACCTAGACCTGCCTCTTCGCTGAGTATTTCTGCTCCTGGACCAACCTGGTCGCTGAGGGGACCTAGAGCGGCCACGCCGTTGGGGGCTTCTAGATCTTCCCCACCTCTGTGCAGACCGTGACCTACGCCACTGAGGGGACCGGGAACGAGAATGACCCCTTTTGGTAGGGGTTCGAGACCGTGATCTCCCCCTCTTAGCAGTGGCAGGGCTGCGTGATCTCCCCATCCTACGGGAAGGAGTATGAGAGTGTGATTTATCCCGCTTTGCTCGGCCATGTGACCGATTCTTGGATGTGGGGGAAGAAGAAATCTCTCGGCGGGCACCAGGAGCTGGCGTGGGTTTAGGACTTTCAGGGGAAGAGCTGGCATGTCGAGAAACTTTGGTAGGCTGTGGGGATGGTGGGCAGCTCTCTgaggaagaagactgaggtgGTTTCTCAGGAGACTTAGGTGGTGAAGGGCCCCGGGTTGGGGAGGCCTCAGATGGGGGGTTCATTGGCTCCTGACTTAAGGAGGTTGTTGCAAGGGGCTGTGGGGAGCCGCCATGCTGCTCAGCAAGGAGCGGAGTGGGAACAGGTGGTTCTGGGCCTGTGCTGCTCCTTTCCGGAGAGGGGCTAGGTCGAACTGCAGGTTTCTGAGAGTGGAAGAGAAAGTAGGGATAGGGACACATAAGCACCCAAATTTCCTATCACCCGGAAGATCTCAACACCTTTTCAATTAAACTACTTTCACATGCCCCATCATACCCATTGATCCTTTCCCTCACCACAGGCAGTCACATTCATTCAATAATAAAACATCATTAAACACAAAGCACAGTGTGAAAAATGTGAAGATAAGAAAAACTTGTAACTCGAAGTTCTAAAATctagaaaatatgtaaataactcCTGCACTGCAATTAACAATTAATACTACTACAAAGTAACAGGATGAGCAGTAATTAGggtggggaaatttttttttttttaatggatgctGAGAACTCAGAATGTTAAATACTCCCAGATCTCCAAAAGAgcatttttaaatggagaaagcaGTTTTCTCAAGCAGGTGGCACTTGACCTCACTGTCAAGAAacttctgtattaaaaaaaaatagtaaaaacaaaagcaaagtactggggctgtagctcagtggtaaagtgcttgcctcgcatgtgtaaggcactggattcaatcctcagcaccacataaaaataaagatactatatgttcatctacaactaaaataaatattttctaaaaaagcaAAGTACTGAGAATCCAATctgtgtgaagaaaaaaaaatgacaaggggctagggatgtagctcaatgcagagtgtttgcctagcaggCATAAGGCCCAGAGTGGGGGTGAGGAGTAAAATTAGAAGATTTGACTAGGATGGttaaaatataggaaaactaCAAAAGCCTTTTAGATACCACTCAAATGTCATAGAAGAAAGATGATCACACTCATAATTTGCAAAATTTGCTGAATGAgatataaaatagagaaattatattacaataattgaaaaaagggaagaaaaaaaaacaagagaatacAAAACAACAGGAACTACAGGGACTACCATTCCTTTTAGTGTTTTCGACGTGCTGGCAAAACTTCAGTGGgttgaaaattttatgaaataaaacatatctttagggctggggttgtggctcagtggtagagcacttgcttagcatgtgtgaggcactaggttcgattctcagcaccacatataaacaaatgaataaaataaaggttcatcaactacaacaacaaaaaaaataaatttaaatgtggcttaaggggctggggttgtggctcagtggtagaacactcacccagcacatgtgaagcactgggttcaatcctcagcaccacataaaaataaataaaaaacagaggtattgtgtccatctactactaaaattaaataaaataaatgtggctTAAAGAGCTGAACGTAGTGGCACACACTGGTATCCCAGCAGCtcggcaggaggatctcaagttcaaagccagcctcagcaaaaagcaaggtgctaataaacaactcaatgaaaccctgtctctaaataaactacaaaatagggctgggattctggctcacTGGTGCAGTACCCAAATTCAATCCtgggtacaaaaacaaacaaaaacaaaaaccaacagaGGCTTAAACTTGTTAGAATTCTATCCACGCACACACATAAACAAGACACTGCTACAAAATCCACTGCAAACATCTAGTGAATTTTGATTCTAAAGGGTTCAAGATTCAGTGCAGTGCATCACGACTATTAAAATACGTGCAGATGTACGACAATATAAGTAGAAGAACacacactggaaaaaaaacacaactaaatTCACTTCTCTTATTATAAATCTCTCCTGTTCACTCCACAGCCTTATCCTAAAACTCATAACCTAGCAACCCAGTGAACATCCACTACCCTCAGGAACATACCTCCTTCTTGTCTTTGTCCTCATAAGGACTGCTAGGCTGCTTTGTAGAAGTCTCTGGGCTGCTAGGCCGTTGTATACTGGTGGTACCTGGTTCACTAGAAGGCGCATCTCCCTCCCCTCGACGCCCTGGAGCAGGGGAAGGACTTCGCCCAGTCAAAGCAGTTGTATGTATTTTAGCTGCAGCACTTCGAGACCTGTGGGAGTTAATGGAGGATGGGGGAGAGCAGGGAAATCAGCTCAAGGGAGAATAGAAAACCCCCTCCCAGCTCCCATCTACTTTTCCTAACTATACACAGCCCTCTTCCAAAAAGCCTTAGTCACATTTCAAATCATTCACAGAATGCAAATTCAGTCCACTTTGTTTCTTTGCTTCCCAACAAAATCCCAAAGAATGTTCTCCCTCTACCCCTTTATTCACCTCCCCCAAACATCCCCAAACCCTCCACCCAACCCATTCCCTACCCACTTCATTCAAAACTCACCTCTGAGCCCACCTCCTTCAGGAAGCCTTCCCCGATTAAGGAAGCCAGGGTAAGGATTCCTTCCTCCCCCAGACACCACGAACAAACCACCCCCCCTATTCTGGCAGTCCATATACATCATAacgaaacaaaaaaataacaaataaaaaaaaaaaaaaagagaaggggaaatgTATATGTCTGTCCATCCTGTTGCTTTAGCCTGTCAGCTCCTAGAGGGCAGGGACCGTGTCTTCCGAATGGTCTGTGCAGCGCCTAGCACACCGTGGgcgctcaataaatattaaattgattAACCCAtcattccctctccctcccttccttctggaCTACCCCTTACCGACTGCGAGAAGTGTCAGAGGAGGAAGCAGAATCAGCAGAGGTTGACCGATGGGCCCGGCGACTCTTGGGAGCTGGTGTTGTACTCCGAGACCTGAACGAATACCACCACAtatagctcaggaggctgtcacACCTACACTGGATTCTACTCACCCATACCTCAACCCTTAACCATTCAGGTACAAGATTAATTATGCCTTCTCCCCCTAAGGGAACCCAATCATCTACTTAGTAATGAAATTCCCCTCAAATTCACTTACCGCTTCCGTTTCTTGTCTTTAGATTTACGTTTACTCTTTGGAGTGGGAGACCTGGGAAATTAAGTGAGAATGTTAAAgacgtatttatttattttgcaatatgAAGGACTAAACAAAGGGCACTCTACTTGAGCTAGTTCCTGATaaacccctcccccatccccccaccAAGGCTAAGAGACCTAGTGTTGGATTTGTGATCCTCTCACCCAAGCctcaagcttctgggattacaggtatgcaagGCCATACTTGGTCCCTTAACCctattaaaattttgatacagggtcttgctaaattgctaaagctggctttcaacttgtcaTTTTCCTCACTGAGATTCctgagtttctaggattacaagtatgtgccaccatgcttggcaaaaaaaatacacaaataacttttttttttttttttggtgctggggattgaacccagggccttgtgcatgcaaggcaagcactttaccaactgatcTATAttccccagcccagaaataactaatttttaaggaaaaaaaaaaaaagcctaaaagtAAAATGGATGGTACTAGAAAGTTTTATTAACAATTAGAACAAGGATTAAGTTTTACTCAGAGATAAAACCTCCCAAAggccaaagagaaaacaaagccaTCAAGCAATGTCTCGTAATTCCCATGTGCCACTGTGGGGAGCCATATTGAGTCACC is a window encoding:
- the Srrm2 gene encoding serine/arginine repetitive matrix protein 2 isoform X1, with the protein product MYNGIGLPTPRGSGTNGYVQRNLSLVRGRRGERPDYKGEEELRRLEAALVKRPNPDILDHERKRRVELRCLELEEMMEEQGYEEQQIQEKVATFRLMLLEKDVNPGGKEETPGQRPAVTETHQLAELNEKKNERLRAAFGISDSYVDGSSFDPQRRAREAKQPAPEPPKPYSLVRESSSSRSPTPKQKKKKKKKDRGRRSESSSPRRERKKSSKKKKHRSESESKKRKHRSPTPKSKRKSKDKKRKRSRSTTPAPKSRRAHRSTSADSASSSDTSRSRSRSAAAKIHTTALTGRSPSPAPGRRGEGDAPSSEPGTTSIQRPSSPETSTKQPSSPYEDKDKKEKPAVRPSPSPERSSTGPEPPVPTPLLAEQHGGSPQPLATTSLSQEPMNPPSEASPTRGPSPPKSPEKPPQSSSSESCPPSPQPTKVSRHASSSPESPKPTPAPGARREISSSPTSKNRSHGRAKRDKSHSHTPSRRMGRSRSPATAKRGRSRSRTPTKRGHSRSRSPQWRRSRSAQRWGRSRSPQRRGRSRSPQRPGWSRSRNTQRRGRSRSTRRGRSHSRSPATRGRSRSRTPARRGRSRSRTPARRRSRSRTPARRRSRSRTPARRGRSRSRTPARRRSRTRSPVRRRSRSRSPARRSGRSRSRTPARRGRSRSRTPGRRSGRSRSRTPARRGRSRSRTPARRGRSRSRTPARRRSRSRSLVRRGRSHSRTPQRRGRSGSSSERKNKSRTSQRRSRSNSSPEMKKSHISSRRSRSLSSPRSKAKSRLSLRRSLSESSPCPKQKSQTPPRRSRSGSSQPKAKSRTPRRSRSGSSPPKQKSKTPSRQSHSSLSPHPKVKSGTPPRQGSITSPQTIEQSATPQRRSHSESSPDPEVKSRTPSRHSCSGSSPPRVKSSTPPRQTPSRSLSPQPKVKAMSPGQRSHSGSSSPSPSRMTSRTPPRQSRSVSPCTKVESRQSHSRSSSPDTKVKPETPPRQSHSGSVSPYPKVKPQTPPGQSQSGSKSPCPQEKSKEIQAQSCSGSFLLCPGVTSDTPPGESYFGSSSLQHKGQSQTSPDPRSDTSSPEMRQSHLESSPLQSKSQTFPKSGESRSSSPVAELASRSPTRQDGGELSASPRLKSGMSPEQSRPQSDSCPYLALDSKSLLGQSRLESSESKEKMVFPLQEDVAVLSPRPREKFSTPVQDRTESSPVLKDAPRTPSRERSVNESSPDRKDQSNTLPKSNQDEELMEVVEKLEQPSNQVLPHLSPEQKQMAVSNFESSPEVEEGLALDQSQSQMALEEVPAVASCWGAPHFSPEHKELSHSPPRENNFGSPLEFRNSGTATEMNTGFSPEVKEDLNGPFLNQLETDPSLDMKEQSTRSSRRSSSELSPDVVEKAGMSSNQSVSSPVLDAVPRTPSRERSSSASSPELKDGLPRTPSRRSRSGSSPGLRDGSRTPSRHSLSGSSPGMKDIPRTPSRGRSECDSSPEPKALPQTPRPRSRSPSSPELNNKCLTPQRERSGSESSVEQKTVARTPLGQRSPSGSSQELDGKPSASPQERSESDSSPDSKAKTRTPLRQRSHSGSSPEIDSKPRASPRRSRSGSSPEVKDKPRAAPRTQSGSDSSPEPKVPAPRVLPRRSRSGSSSKGRGPSPEGSSSSESSPEHPPKSRTARRGSRSSPEPKTKSRTPPRRRSSRSSPELTRKARLSRRSRSASSSPETRSRTPPRRRRSPSVSSPEPAEKSRSSRRRRSASSPRTKTTSRRGRSPSPKPRGLQRSRSRSRREKTRTTRRRDRSGSSQSTSRRRQRSRSRSRVTRRRRGGSGYHSRSPARQESSRTSSRRRRGRSRTPPTSRKRSRSRTSPAPWKRSRSRASPATHRRSRSRTPLLSRRRSRSRTSPVSRRRSRSRTSVTRRRSRSRASPVSRRRSRSRTPPVTRRRSRSRTPTTRRRSRSRTPPVTRRRSRSRTPPVTRRRSRSRTSPIARRRSRSRTSPVTRRRSRSRTSPVTRRRSRSRTSPVTRRRSRSRTPPAIRRRSRSRTPLLPRKRSRSRSPLAIRRRSRSRTPRATRGKRSLTRSPPAIRRRSASGSSSDRSRSATPPATRNHSGSRTPPVALNSSRMSCFSRPSMSPTPLDRCRSPGMLEPLGSARTPMSVLQQAGGSMMDGPGPRIPDHPRTSVPENHAQSRIALALTAISLGTARPPPSMSAAGLAARMSQVPAPVPLMSLRTAPAANLASRIPAASAAAMNLASARTPAIPTAVNLADSRAPAAAAAMNLASPRTAVAPSAVNLADPRTPTAPAVNLAGARTPAALAALSLSGSGTPPSAANYPSSSRTPQAPAPANLVGPRSAHATAPVNIASSRTPSALASASLTSARMAPALSGANLTSPRVPLSAYERVSGRASPPLLDRARSRTPPSAPSQSRMTSERAPSPASRMIQAPSQSLLPPAQDRPRSPVPSAFSDQSRSNAQTTSVAGSQSLSSGTVAKAMSSTGDHNGMLSGPTPGVPHLEGGEPPASTGAQQPSALATPQPAKERRSSSSSSSSSSSSSSSSSSSSSSSSSGSSSSDSEGSSLPAQPEVALKRVPSPTPAPKEAVREGRPQEPAPAKRKRRSSSSSSSSSSSSSSSSSSSSSSSSSSSSSSSSSSSSSSSSSSPSPAKPGPQALPKPASPKKPPPGERRSRSPRKPIDSLRDSRSLSYSPVERRRPSPQPSPRDQQSSNERVSRRGQRGDSHSPGHKRRRETPSPRPMRHRSSRSP